A stretch of the Phycisphaerales bacterium genome encodes the following:
- the surE gene encoding 5'/3'-nucleotidase SurE, with product MRILLTNDDGISAPGIYSLFSALNGIGELVPVAPATVQSATSHGVTYDSPLLTREVRVNEEMTGIAVEGRPADCVKVAFQALWPEQFGQDTRPDLTISGMNTGANVGINIIYSGTVAAAVESAFLGVPAIAVSLHIGDPKKTCYERAASFARTAIDRVLEHGIDPHSVININIPRTETKNMPMPEIKVVAMNTAAGVDHYERRETPMGEHYYWATGSGMDFAHTATGSDVEAIFEGCITVTPLTYSMTDHQRMETWRERLQAQPSTS from the coding sequence ATGCGCATTCTCCTAACGAACGATGATGGTATTTCAGCGCCAGGAATTTATTCACTTTTTTCTGCGCTGAATGGTATTGGTGAACTTGTACCAGTGGCTCCAGCGACTGTTCAGTCCGCCACCAGCCACGGTGTTACTTATGATTCACCTCTTCTCACACGAGAGGTGAGGGTCAATGAGGAAATGACTGGGATCGCTGTCGAAGGGCGCCCTGCCGATTGTGTCAAGGTTGCGTTCCAAGCGTTGTGGCCGGAGCAGTTTGGTCAAGACACACGCCCAGATTTGACTATTAGTGGGATGAATACTGGTGCAAACGTCGGGATTAACATTATCTACTCAGGCACAGTTGCGGCTGCAGTAGAGTCGGCGTTCTTAGGAGTCCCTGCAATCGCTGTGAGTCTGCACATTGGTGATCCTAAAAAGACGTGTTATGAACGTGCAGCATCTTTTGCGAGGACCGCTATCGATCGTGTGCTCGAGCATGGCATCGATCCTCATAGTGTCATCAACATCAATATTCCCCGTACTGAAACCAAAAATATGCCAATGCCCGAAATCAAGGTGGTAGCGATGAACACTGCCGCGGGCGTCGATCATTATGAGCGGCGGGAAACACCGATGGGCGAACACTACTACTGGGCGACTGGTAGCGGCATGGATTTCGCACACACCGCAACAGGATCCGATGTAGAAGCAATTTTTGAAGGCTGTATTACTGTGACGCCATTGACCTATAGCATGACTGATCACCAGCGAATGGAAACCTGGCGAGAAAGACTGCAGGCACAGCCATCAACAAGTTAG
- a CDS encoding glycosyltransferase family 2 protein codes for MSTLLILLWISFACVAVASSYWAFVLFRMLRALGDRPSVRRGLDLPIPPEGLPKVSVVIPAHNEERVVDACALSIRSQKYEDLEIIFALDRCTDRTAEILKKHAAEDDRIKLVEIQSCPSDWAGKCHAAHQGSQHATGEWILFTDADTNFDPHLIRASVLMAKERDASLLSLLSTLTTHHDFERSAQPVASMTLLKLFPLDRVNDQRNGRVFANGQFLLFDRKFYESIQGHVSVKDALLEDLAFAERVYVRGGRGLLLLADGMLICSMYSSLENFREGWKRIFIEACHRRPSRLRKQAVRVAALGLVLPAICLVLLVLGITALLLGDQTAGIIGLAMILACTVIQLTAMMMIYRAGCVSRRYIWLYPYGAWIVTRILRQGARDLLARQPIRWAGREYILDPR; via the coding sequence ATGAGCACGCTGCTTATTTTGCTGTGGATTTCGTTCGCTTGTGTTGCAGTTGCAAGCTCATATTGGGCGTTTGTCCTATTTCGGATGCTCCGCGCGCTCGGTGATCGTCCTTCGGTCCGGCGTGGGTTAGATTTACCGATACCGCCAGAAGGTTTACCCAAAGTGAGTGTGGTCATACCAGCACATAACGAAGAACGAGTCGTCGATGCGTGCGCTCTGTCAATTCGCAGTCAGAAGTATGAAGATCTTGAGATCATTTTTGCGCTGGATCGTTGTACGGATAGGACGGCAGAAATACTCAAAAAGCATGCCGCTGAAGACGATCGGATCAAATTAGTCGAGATTCAATCTTGTCCATCTGATTGGGCCGGTAAATGCCATGCAGCCCACCAAGGATCTCAGCATGCAACTGGTGAGTGGATTCTGTTTACGGACGCAGATACAAACTTTGACCCACATCTCATTCGAGCTTCAGTCTTAATGGCAAAGGAACGAGATGCGTCACTTTTGAGCCTTCTAAGCACGCTGACGACACATCATGATTTTGAGAGAAGCGCACAACCAGTCGCTTCCATGACGCTCCTGAAACTTTTTCCCCTCGATCGTGTTAATGACCAGAGGAATGGTCGCGTTTTTGCAAACGGCCAGTTTTTGCTCTTTGATCGAAAATTCTACGAGAGCATTCAAGGGCATGTCAGTGTTAAAGACGCACTATTGGAAGATCTTGCTTTTGCTGAGCGGGTTTATGTGAGAGGTGGGCGAGGTTTATTGTTACTTGCAGATGGGATGTTGATCTGCTCGATGTACTCATCACTAGAAAACTTTCGAGAAGGGTGGAAGCGTATATTTATTGAGGCTTGCCATCGTCGCCCTTCAAGACTTCGCAAACAGGCTGTGCGTGTTGCTGCTCTTGGCTTGGTGCTGCCAGCAATCTGCTTGGTATTGCTGGTATTGGGAATTACGGCACTCTTGTTAGGCGATCAGACGGCAGGGATTATTGGCTTGGCGATGATCCTGGCCTGCACCGTCATACAGTTGACTGCAATGATGATGATCTATCGAGCTGGTTGCGTCTCGCGGCGATATATCTGGCTGTATCCGTATGGTGCATGGATTGTGACGCGCATACTGCGGCAAGGCGCCAGAGATTTGTTAGCACGGCAACCTATTCGGTGGGCTGGTCGCGAGTACATCTTAGATCCTCGATAG
- a CDS encoding NAD(P)H-hydrate epimerase produces the protein MPSMKSSDFPSIRIAGLNGQLSCTTSELPILDRKASNHADQIAIQHFGIHGSVLMENAARHVAQVAFGFVVQQSDPYVVVFCGSGNNGGDGYAAARHLHEEGVRVDVFQTSLPRSGSDAARNHHTCQAMGIPVRPITEYDSATSCDLIIDALFGTGLDREVTGNVRTIIDAINNSKCPVISVDIPSGMECDTGQILGACVKASSTVTFVALKPALMAPQVRDLVGEIIIADIGVSRSLIGIINSQG, from the coding sequence ATGCCGTCCATGAAATCCTCTGATTTTCCATCTATCCGGATTGCTGGTTTAAACGGCCAATTAAGCTGTACAACGTCGGAGCTTCCAATCCTTGACCGCAAAGCATCAAATCATGCCGATCAGATTGCGATTCAGCACTTTGGCATTCATGGTTCGGTGCTTATGGAAAATGCAGCACGCCATGTTGCCCAAGTGGCATTTGGCTTCGTTGTGCAGCAATCAGACCCATATGTTGTCGTTTTCTGCGGAAGCGGAAATAACGGCGGGGATGGATACGCCGCAGCACGCCATCTACACGAAGAAGGCGTGCGAGTTGATGTATTCCAAACGTCCCTCCCGCGTTCTGGTTCAGATGCAGCCCGCAATCACCATACGTGCCAAGCGATGGGCATACCAGTGCGGCCGATCACTGAATATGACAGCGCTACGAGTTGTGATCTGATCATCGATGCCCTCTTTGGCACGGGGCTGGACCGGGAAGTGACGGGCAATGTTCGCACAATCATTGATGCCATCAACAATTCAAAGTGCCCTGTCATTTCAGTGGATATTCCCTCAGGCATGGAATGTGATACTGGGCAGATACTTGGTGCTTGCGTCAAAGCCTCAAGTACCGTGACATTTGTCGCACTTAAGCCAGCCTTGATGGCACCCCAGGTCAGAGATCTGGTGGGCGAAATTATTATTGCTGACATAGGGGTCTCACGCAGCCTGATTGGCATCATTAACAGCCAAGGCTGA
- a CDS encoding ABC transporter permease produces MYQALLTNRYLTSRVIPLLAVAAVALCVALVIVVVSVMTGFLDMVRDSGRKLMGDVVISHSIHGIPYYEELIEQLVQTDDVAAATPVVDSWGLIKMPYPNGDSKTTRTVQIWGVDPDTFEQVTDFSKSIQWKTVEPGSQAWYYLLEDLFAQQWESIIASLDLEQRVALLCILKEDPQLRNASPEEIHAIASNLSLDNWRVILRSASRTPTLAQECLGSELWESILARDPRLVSADAVVTDGLSLSRDGGATPGIVMGLHVSEANNRTADGTTLPAEDWYWWMPRFEVTLTTMPIDQSGGIVTEPSSRILAVANEFQSGVYLIDDTRVLIPLDIAQDLLNLNQATIVDEFDPDIEVGIDPAKTTMILIRATDGVTPESLKQRASLIYASFYNDIVARPNTLVPPPSPNSPSLNIMTWEEQQAGFIGPVENERRLIQTLFSIVYVVCAALVLAIFWAIVYEKTRDIGILRSVGASRTGIIWIFLRYGLVVGSVGAVVGLGLGWLIVANINKIHGSLEEPPLILAWIFFALAACSVGFTIYLSWRGSLLPLVLGLIITILLTILAIGVLILDSMGGVAIWDPSIYYFSEIPSKLDWWSAIGTMIGAVIFSLIGAIIPAAKAADTDPVKALRYE; encoded by the coding sequence ATGTACCAGGCCCTACTCACTAATCGCTACCTGACTTCTCGAGTCATTCCATTACTCGCGGTAGCCGCAGTTGCATTATGTGTGGCCTTAGTGATTGTTGTTGTATCGGTCATGACTGGATTCCTCGATATGGTCCGAGATTCTGGTCGCAAGCTCATGGGTGATGTCGTCATCAGTCACTCCATCCATGGAATTCCATATTACGAAGAGCTCATTGAGCAGCTTGTTCAGACCGATGATGTGGCTGCTGCGACCCCAGTCGTCGATAGCTGGGGTCTCATCAAGATGCCATATCCAAATGGTGACAGCAAAACAACGCGGACTGTACAAATCTGGGGTGTTGATCCTGATACTTTCGAGCAGGTCACTGATTTCTCAAAGTCAATTCAATGGAAGACAGTCGAGCCTGGAAGCCAAGCCTGGTACTACCTCCTTGAAGATCTTTTTGCTCAGCAATGGGAGTCGATTATTGCTTCACTTGATCTTGAGCAACGCGTGGCGCTGCTCTGCATATTGAAAGAAGATCCTCAGCTTCGTAATGCATCACCAGAAGAGATACACGCCATTGCTAGCAATCTCTCTCTGGATAACTGGCGGGTCATACTTCGAAGTGCTTCAAGGACACCCACGCTTGCCCAAGAGTGTCTTGGCTCTGAGTTATGGGAGTCAATACTTGCTCGCGATCCACGCCTTGTCAGTGCAGATGCCGTTGTCACAGATGGCCTCAGCCTGTCACGAGATGGTGGGGCCACCCCCGGCATTGTGATGGGTCTTCATGTATCAGAAGCCAATAACAGAACCGCTGATGGTACAACCCTACCCGCTGAAGATTGGTATTGGTGGATGCCTCGATTCGAAGTCACACTGACAACCATGCCCATTGACCAGTCCGGCGGCATTGTCACTGAACCGTCCAGCCGTATTCTTGCCGTTGCCAACGAGTTCCAGTCTGGTGTCTATCTCATTGACGACACACGCGTGCTCATACCGCTGGACATCGCCCAAGATCTACTCAATCTCAATCAAGCAACTATTGTTGATGAGTTCGATCCCGACATTGAAGTTGGTATTGATCCAGCGAAGACGACAATGATCTTGATTCGTGCCACTGATGGCGTAACACCAGAATCACTTAAGCAAAGAGCAAGTCTTATTTATGCGTCATTTTATAATGACATCGTTGCCAGGCCAAACACACTGGTGCCACCACCATCGCCAAATTCCCCAAGTTTGAACATCATGACTTGGGAAGAACAACAGGCAGGCTTCATTGGTCCTGTTGAAAATGAAAGACGGCTCATCCAGACACTATTCTCGATTGTCTATGTCGTATGCGCAGCGCTCGTATTGGCAATCTTCTGGGCAATTGTCTACGAAAAGACACGCGATATTGGAATCCTGCGAAGTGTTGGAGCCTCAAGAACTGGCATCATCTGGATCTTCCTTCGATACGGATTGGTTGTCGGCTCTGTTGGAGCTGTGGTTGGACTGGGGTTGGGATGGTTGATTGTCGCGAATATCAACAAGATACATGGCAGCCTAGAAGAACCACCGTTGATTCTTGCCTGGATATTTTTCGCATTAGCGGCCTGTAGTGTTGGATTCACAATCTACCTATCTTGGCGCGGCTCACTTCTTCCACTTGTGTTGGGCTTGATCATCACCATACTCCTCACAATTCTGGCCATTGGCGTACTCATCCTCGACAGCATGGGAGGCGTTGCTATCTGGGACCCCTCGATCTATTACTTCAGTGAAATTCCCAGCAAGCTGGATTGGTGGTCAGCTATTGGCACCATGATCGGCGCCGTGATATTCAGTTTGATAGGCGCCATTATTCCAGCAGCAAAAGCGGCTGATACAGACCCAGTCAAGGCATTGCGTTATGAGTAG
- a CDS encoding ABC transporter ATP-binding protein: MSSIIQAKDLHKTYQLGRVEVPVLRGVSLDVEAGEWVAILGASGSGKSTLLHLLGALDHPDSNQSSITYQGKTLSSLRSKALNRYRNKSVGFVFQFYHLLPELTVLENTILPGMVGLNHVSYLKNIGGLRRRGTDLLDAFGLSHRLSHRPRELSGGERQRVAIARALMNDAPILLADEPTGNLDRQTGEEILELLKTQHRNGLTIVMVTHDLMIAEQADRIIRLEDGLVTEASQTAEISH; encoded by the coding sequence ATGAGTAGCATTATTCAAGCTAAAGATCTGCATAAGACTTACCAACTGGGACGCGTAGAAGTTCCCGTCTTACGTGGTGTTTCGCTAGATGTAGAGGCTGGCGAATGGGTCGCCATTCTTGGCGCTTCGGGATCTGGCAAGAGTACGCTGCTTCATCTGTTGGGCGCACTTGATCATCCAGATTCAAACCAGAGCTCGATTACTTATCAGGGTAAAACACTAAGCTCGCTTCGTTCAAAAGCTCTTAACCGATACCGGAATAAGTCAGTTGGTTTTGTCTTTCAGTTTTACCATCTATTGCCAGAGCTCACCGTGTTGGAGAACACCATTCTACCTGGCATGGTGGGGCTCAATCATGTCTCTTACCTAAAAAATATTGGTGGCCTGCGACGCCGTGGAACTGATTTGCTGGATGCCTTTGGACTGAGCCATCGCCTTTCACATCGACCACGCGAGCTCTCTGGTGGAGAGCGACAGCGTGTGGCAATTGCAAGAGCGCTTATGAATGACGCTCCGATCCTCCTCGCTGATGAACCAACTGGAAATCTTGATCGTCAGACCGGTGAAGAAATACTCGAGCTCTTAAAAACACAACACAGAAATGGCTTGACCATTGTGATGGTGACGCACGATCTTATGATCGCCGAGCAAGCCGATCGAATTATCCGGCTTGAAGATGGCCTCGTCACTGAAGCGAGCCAAACAGCTGAAATCAGTCATTGA
- a CDS encoding ATP-dependent Clp protease ATP-binding subunit: protein MFERLTDRARKVMALANQEAQRFNHEYIGTEHILLGLVKEGSGVGANVLKNLGIDLRKVRLEVEKLVKSGPDMVTMGKLPQTPRSKKVIEYAIEEARSLNHNYVGTEHLLLGLLREHDGVAAQVLMNLGLKLEEVREEVLNLLGAGVDADESDTMEDGPTAELGGAPPAARRGKSKTPALDSFGRDLTELAKNSELDPVIGRSEEIERLVQVLCRRTKNNPVLLGEAGVGKTAIVEGLAQQIIATDVPDILHDQRVVVLDLAMMVAGTKYRGQFEERIKAVMNEVRRAKNVILFIDELHTLVGAGGAEGAIDASNVLKPALSRGEIQCIGATTFDEYRKYIEKDAALERRFQSIPVEPPSQEQTFEILKGLRQRYADHHRVTITDDALSAAVELSGRYIPARVQPDKSIDVIDEAGARVRLKSMTKPPNLAELEERIEMLAIQKDEAVKGADYEKAADLRDQAEKLRAEKEQLQKDWREQMSEVGGVVDEEVIAEVVSKMTGVPLTRLEEAESERLLQIEDELHKTVVSQHEAVKSVSKAIRKARSGLKDPNRPMGSFIFIGPSGVGKTLLAKALAEFMFGNQDALIYLDMSEFMEKHNVSRLIGAPPGYVGYEEGGQLTEKIRRRPYAVVLLDEVEKAHPDVFNMLLQIMEEGRLTDSFGRHVDFKNVVLIMTSNIGADIIKGGQSFGFGKRDEVRNYEDIKTALMGEVEKFFRPEFLNRLDDTIVFRPLVKDDLIHIIDIELEKVRERLAVKDMALELDQPAKDFLIDKGFNPDFGARPLRRAISSYIEDSLAEGLLAGEFKGGEIIVVTHKEGNDHLYLTNKPKPAQSEDPEESAATETTAPSA, encoded by the coding sequence ATGTTCGAACGCCTAACAGACCGAGCTCGCAAAGTGATGGCGCTAGCCAATCAAGAAGCCCAGCGTTTTAACCACGAATACATCGGTACCGAACATATCCTTCTTGGCCTTGTCAAAGAAGGGTCTGGTGTTGGTGCTAATGTTCTTAAGAACCTAGGTATTGATTTACGTAAAGTGCGCCTTGAGGTTGAGAAGCTCGTTAAGTCTGGACCTGACATGGTCACAATGGGCAAGTTGCCACAAACACCACGATCTAAAAAGGTCATCGAGTACGCAATTGAAGAAGCACGTAGCTTGAATCACAACTACGTTGGCACTGAGCACTTGTTGCTTGGACTGTTGCGGGAACATGATGGTGTTGCAGCACAAGTATTGATGAACTTAGGCCTCAAGCTCGAAGAGGTTCGCGAGGAAGTTCTTAATCTGCTTGGTGCTGGCGTGGATGCTGATGAATCTGACACAATGGAGGATGGCCCAACTGCTGAGTTAGGCGGCGCCCCCCCTGCAGCTCGTCGTGGAAAAAGTAAAACACCCGCGCTAGATAGCTTTGGACGAGATCTAACTGAGCTCGCAAAGAATTCTGAACTTGATCCAGTCATCGGACGCAGCGAGGAAATTGAACGCTTGGTACAGGTGCTTTGCCGTCGAACAAAGAACAACCCCGTTCTTCTTGGTGAAGCAGGCGTAGGCAAGACTGCGATTGTGGAAGGTTTAGCACAACAGATCATTGCTACCGATGTGCCTGACATCCTCCATGATCAACGTGTCGTCGTACTTGACCTGGCCATGATGGTTGCAGGCACTAAATATCGAGGCCAGTTTGAAGAACGCATCAAAGCGGTCATGAATGAGGTACGCCGTGCGAAGAATGTCATTCTTTTCATTGACGAATTACACACGCTGGTTGGCGCAGGTGGTGCCGAAGGTGCTATTGATGCGTCCAACGTATTGAAGCCCGCCCTCTCTCGTGGCGAAATTCAGTGTATTGGAGCCACGACATTTGACGAGTACCGCAAATACATCGAAAAAGACGCTGCACTCGAACGCAGGTTCCAGTCTATCCCTGTTGAGCCACCATCCCAAGAACAAACATTTGAGATCCTCAAAGGACTCCGTCAACGCTACGCTGACCATCACCGAGTGACTATCACTGATGATGCGTTGAGTGCGGCAGTCGAACTTTCGGGACGTTATATACCGGCCCGTGTACAACCAGATAAGTCTATTGATGTCATCGACGAGGCCGGTGCTCGCGTGCGTCTGAAATCAATGACCAAACCACCAAACCTTGCTGAACTTGAGGAGCGCATTGAAATGCTCGCCATCCAAAAGGATGAAGCGGTCAAGGGTGCCGACTATGAAAAGGCGGCTGATCTGCGCGATCAAGCAGAGAAACTCCGTGCTGAGAAAGAGCAACTTCAGAAGGATTGGCGTGAGCAAATGAGCGAAGTCGGCGGAGTAGTCGATGAAGAGGTCATCGCGGAAGTGGTCAGCAAGATGACAGGTGTACCGCTCACACGGCTTGAGGAAGCAGAATCTGAACGACTATTACAAATTGAAGATGAACTACACAAGACCGTTGTCAGTCAACATGAAGCTGTTAAGTCTGTATCCAAGGCCATTCGAAAAGCTCGCTCGGGCTTGAAGGATCCGAATCGGCCAATGGGCTCATTCATCTTCATCGGCCCTTCGGGTGTTGGTAAGACATTGCTTGCCAAAGCCCTCGCCGAGTTCATGTTCGGCAATCAGGATGCCTTGATCTACCTAGACATGTCTGAGTTCATGGAGAAGCACAATGTCTCCCGCCTTATTGGGGCGCCTCCCGGCTACGTCGGTTATGAGGAAGGTGGCCAGTTAACCGAGAAGATCCGTCGCCGGCCTTACGCTGTCGTACTGCTTGATGAAGTTGAGAAAGCACATCCCGATGTCTTCAATATGCTTCTACAGATCATGGAAGAAGGAAGATTGACTGATTCGTTCGGACGGCATGTTGACTTCAAAAATGTCGTACTCATCATGACATCAAATATCGGTGCTGACATCATCAAAGGTGGGCAGTCATTTGGCTTCGGCAAACGTGATGAAGTACGCAATTACGAGGACATCAAAACTGCTTTGATGGGCGAGGTCGAGAAGTTCTTCCGACCAGAGTTTCTCAACCGCCTTGACGACACTATTGTCTTCCGCCCGCTTGTGAAGGATGACCTCATTCACATCATTGATATTGAGCTAGAAAAGGTCCGTGAGCGACTTGCTGTAAAGGATATGGCTCTCGAGCTTGATCAGCCTGCGAAGGATTTCCTGATTGACAAGGGATTTAATCCTGACTTTGGCGCCCGCCCACTACGTCGAGCAATCAGTTCCTACATTGAAGACTCACTAGCCGAAGGCTTACTTGCCGGAGAATTTAAGGGCGGTGAGATCATTGTTGTGACTCATAAGGAAGGCAACGATCATCTCTACCTCACCAACAAGCCAAAGCCTGCCCAGTCAGAAGATCCAGAGGAATCTGCGGCAACAGAAACGACGGCTCCGTCAGCATAG